The Alcaligenes faecalis sequence GCACCTCCCACCCTTTAGCCGCGCAAGCGGGCCTGCGCATCTTGCAAGCGGGTGGCAATGCCGTCGATGCGGCCCTGGCGGCCGCTATTACCCTTACCGTGGTCGAACCCACGGGTTGCGGCATAGGCAGTGACGCCTTTGCCATCGTCTGGGACGGCAAAGAACTGCATGGCCTGAACGCCTCCGGTCGTTCGCCTCGTGCCTGGTCGCCCGACCGTTTCAAAGGTCATGCAGCCATGCCCGACAAGGGTTGGGAAAGCGTGTCCGTTCCCGGTGCGGTCTCTGCCTGGGCCGAACTGTCCAGCAAGCTGGGCCGTCTGAGTCTGGAACAGGTGGCTGCCCCCGCAATCCATTACGCCCGCGAGGGTTTCCCGGTCTCGCCCGTGATCGCGCGCTTATGGGAACTGGGTCGTCAACGCCTGGGCGATCAGCCCGGTTTTGCCGAAGCCTTTTTACGTGATGGCAAAGCCCCTGTCGCTGGCCAGTGGTATCAGAACCAGGACCAGGCCAACACACTGGAACGCATCGCCGCCACCCAGGGTCAGGACTTCTATACCGGCGAGCTGGCCAAACGCATTGCCGACTTCTCCCGCCAGCATGGCGGTGCCATGGACGAGCAGGATCTGGCCGAGCACCGCACGAACTGGTGCGGCACCATCAGCCATCCTTTTGCGCAATCGGTCATTCATGAAATCCCCCCGAATGGTCAGGGTCTGGCCGCCTTGATGGCACTGGGCATCATGGAGCAGGCCGGTGTGGGTCAGCAACCGCTGGATCACATCGATACCGTGCATTTGAGCATTGAAGCCATGAAGCTGGCTTTTGCCGATTTGTACGAGCACCACGCCGATCTGGAGCACATGATTCACCAGCCCGAGCATCTGCTGGACCCGGCCTATCTGCGCGAGCGCGCTGCCCTGATTCAGATGGACAAGGCAGGGGACCCCAAACATGGCCTGCCCGGCCCCTCCGGCACGGTCTATGTCACCGCCGCCGATGCCAGCGGCATGATGGTGTCCCTGATCCAGTCCAACTACATGGGTTTTGGCTCCGGCGTGGTCGTCCCCGGCACCGGCATCAGCCTGCAGAACCGAGGGCATGGCTTTACCCTGCGCCCCGGCCATGTGAATGAAGTGGCCGGTGGCAAGCGCCCCTCGCACACCATCATTCCGGCCTTTGCCATGAATGCCGATGGCACGCCGCAAATGTCGTTTGGTGTGATGGGTGGCCCCTTCCAGTCGCAAGGCCATATGCAAATGGCGCTGCGTGTGCTGCTGTACGGCCAAAACCCGCAAGCCGCCGCCGATGCCCCACGCTGGCGCGTGACGGGTGGCCGTGGGGTGGCAGTAGAACCCACTTTCGATCCGGCGCTGGTTCAGGCCTTGCGCGAGCGCGGTCATGAAGTCGTCGTTGAACCCGGCAGCGGTGTGTTCGCCTTTGGCGGTGCACAACTGATTCTGCGTCAGGGCAATCATTACGTGGGCGGCTCCGACCCACGTAAAGATGGTCAGGTGGTGGCTTACTAAGCCTGCTCGCTGTCCAAACGTACGCCGTGGTCAATATCTGACACTTTCCATACACAAAGACTGTGTTTTTATCAGGTTTTCTTCAGCCAGACAGAATGACTGCTGTACCATCAAAAATTGCCGCTTCATACCCCGGAAGCGGTTTTCTATTTGTCTAAACGGCCCTGTCATCCTTGGGGCCGTCCGCTGGAGCCCATTCGGTGCTGTCATTCTTTGAACGTCGGTTAAATCCCTATCCCGAACAACACGTCGCCCCTCCTCCCAAAGGATTTTTCCCCTTCATCTGGGCCTGCACAAAAAATTCACGTGGCTGGATTGGCCTGATGACCGTGACCTCGATTGGCCTGTCGGCCTACGAGGCCATGCTGTTTGCCCTGCTCAGCTATATCGTGGACTGGCTGCCCTCGATTGAACCTGCTCTGTTCTGGAGCCAGCAGGGTGGCACGCTCCTGACTATTGCCGCTGTTCTGCTGGGCAGCGTGGTCCTGATCAGCCTGCATACGCTGGTCATGCACCAGGTGCTGGCCATCAACTTCCCCATGCGCCTGCGCTGGCTATTCCACAAACTGATGCTGAACCAGAGCATGTCCTTTTATGCGGACGAGTTCGCCGGTCGCATCACCACCAAGATCATGCAAACCGCTCTGGCGGTACGCGAAACCCTGTTCATGGCCGTGGAAGTGGTTGTGGGCATGAGCGCCTACCTGATCGGTATCCTGATTCTGGCCGGCAGCTTTGACCGCCTGCTGATCCTGCCCTTCCTGTTCTGGCTGGTGGGCTATGCATTGGCCTGTCTGTACTTTGTGCCCCGTCTGGGCAAAGTCGGCGCTGAACAGGCCGATGCTCGCGCCTTGATGACGGGCCGCATTACCGACGCCTACACCAATATCAACACGGTCAAGCTATTTGCCCACACACGCCGTGAGGCAGACCATGCCAAGAACGCCATGCGCCGCTTTCAGGAAACAGGCCATGCCCAAATGCGCCTGATCAGCCTGTTTGAAGTGGCCAACCATGTGCTGGCCACCCTCTTGCTGATCAGTTCGGCAGGCCTGGCCTTGTACCTGTGGTCGATTGATCAATCCACCGCCGGTGTGGTGGCGGCTGTCATTGCCATGGCATTGCGTCTGTCCGGCCATTCCCATTGGCTGATGTGGGAGCTGACCAACCTGTTCGAGAACGTGGGCACGATTCAGGACGGCATCAACACCTTGACGCAAAAACCCACTGTAGTGGATGCGCCCGATGCCAACACCCTGCACATCGAGCAAGGCCGTATCGAGTTCCAGGACGTCAGCTTTGCTTACCGCGATAAAAGCCGTCAGGTTATCGACAAGCTCAATCTGGTGATCAAGCCGGGCGAGCGTGTTGGCCTGATTGGCCGTTCAGGCGCGGGCAAATCCACGCTGGTCAATCTGCTGCTGCGTTTCCACGATGTCGATAGCGGCACCATCCGCATTGATGGCCAGGACATTGCCCATGTCACGCAAGACAGTTTGCGTGCTGCCATTGGCATGGTGACGCAGGATACGTCCTTGCTGCACCGCTCCATGCGCGACAACATTCTGTATGGCCGCCCCGATGCCAACGACGAGTTGCTGCATATGGCGGTAGAGCGTGCCGCCGCTGCCGACTTCATTCCGCAATTGCACGACCGCCAGGGCCGTGAAGGTCTGGATGCCCATGTGGGCGAACGCGGCGTGAAACTGTCCGGCGGTCAACGGCAGCGTGTGGCCATTGCCCGCGTCATGCTCAAAGATGCTCCCATCCTGTTACTGGATGAAGCCACCAGTGCCCTGGACTCCGAAGTGGAAGCGGCCATTCAGGAAAGCCTCAATACGCTGATGCAGGGCAAGACGGTGATTGCCATTGCCCACCGCCTGTCCACCATTGCCGCACTGGACCGCTTGATTGTGCTGGATCAGGGCCGCATCATCGAGCAAGGTAGCCACCAGGACTTGCTGCAAAAAGGGGGCTTATATGCTCGTTTGTGGGCCCATCAAAGTGGCGGATTCCTGGGAGAGACCGGCAAACAAGATGTCTGAACCAGTGTCACTTGCTTGCAAAAAAAACTGACGTTACGCTGTTGTCCCATTAGAATCTCGAAAGATCAAACTTCGCCGTGCTTGCGGCGAAGTTTTTTTTCAACTTATTCAGCCCATACGAAGAAAAAAAATATGTTTTTAGTCTTCCCCGATTCCGCCGCCATTGCGACACACCTGAGCACCCGTCTTCAAGACATTATTCGTCAGAACCCACAAGCGACTCTGGGTCTGGCAACGGGGGGGACCATGGAACCCATTTACGCCCGTTTCGTGCAGGACGTACGTGCCAATGGACTGGATGTGTCCAGGATCAATAGCTTCAATCTGGATGAATATGTGGGTCTGGCGGCAGAGCACGAGCAAAGCTACGCGTGCTACATGCGCCAGCACCTGTTCAGCCAATTGCCCTTTGATACTGCACGCCTGCATCTGCCCAATGGCCTGAGCACAGAGCTGGAGCAGCACTGTCAGGACTATTCCGCCGCGATTGCCGCCAGCGGCGGTGTCGCCTTGCAACTACTGGGCGTCGGCACCAACGGACACATTGGCTTTAACGAACCGGGCACGCCTTTTGACAGCCGCACCCATGTGGTGGCCCTGTCCGAGCGCACCCGTATCGACAACAGTCGCTTTTTTGACTCCATGGACCAAGTGCCTACCTCGGCCATCACCATGGGGATTGCCGATATTCTGAGCGCCCATGAAATTGCCCTGGTAGTGACGGGTGAGCACAAGGCTCGCACCATGCTCAATTATCAGGAAGGTGGTGTCACGCCCGAGCTGCCTTTCACGGCCTTGAAGCAGCACGCCAACGCCCACATCCTGCTGGACGAGGCGGCTGCCAGCTTGCTAGACCCCAGCCTGTGCCACCGTCCCCTGATCAGCCAGGCCGCCTGAGCCAGCTTGCCAGCCCCCGCCCAGCGCCCTGAAAAGCGCCGCGCGGGACTGCAGACGCGACTGCATCAAACTGACGCGCACATCCTGGGCGGCGTACAAGGTACGCTGCGCATCCAGTAAAGACAGCAAGGTTTCCGAGCCGGAGCGATAACGTGCTTCGGCCAGTTGAAACGCCAGTCTGGCTTGCTCCCACTCCCGTTCCATGGCCTGCGCCTGAGCATCCAGGCTATGCAGTTGTGCCAGCACGCCTTCCACATCCATATAGGCCTGCACAATGGTCTGGCGATACTGCACCAGCCATTCCTGTAAACGGGCGTCGCTTAAATCCTTGCCCGCCTGCAGACGACCGGCATTGAAGATAGGGGCCACCAGCCCACTGATCAGGCTATAGACCGGATGGCGCAAACTTTCTTCCCAATGATTCCCCGATGCCCCTGCTCGCGCGCCCAAGGTCAGGCTGGGATACATGGCAGCGCGCGCCACCTGCACATCGGCATGAGCCGCTGACAATTGGGCCTCGATGCGCGCAATATCAGGGCGTTGCGACAAGAGCTGTGCAGGCAGACCCGCGTCCAGCTCTGGCACCTGCAAGTCCGCAATATCCTCCTGTGGTTCGGGCATGATTTCAGTACGGCCCAACAGGGTCGCCAACTCCACCCGCGTGCGAATGGCCTGTTCCTCAATCACGAACAATTTGCGCTGTTGCGACGCCAGCAATTGACGTTGCTGCGCCAGCTCCAACGGCGAAGCCGCCCCCGCTTGCAGGCGTGCTTCCAGCAAGCTCAACAAGCGTTGCGCAACGGCCAGGTTTTGACGAGCAATGGCGACACGCTGCTTATCGCCCAAGGCTTGCAAACTTAAATGCACCACCTGCGCCTGTACGCTGACACGCAACACATCCAGCTCATAATTCGCCGCCTGGGCCAGGAACACGGCACTATCAGCCAGAGCACGATTACGCCCCCACACATCCAGTTCGTAGCTCATGAACACACCGGCCACATATTGCGAGCGGGGGTCACCATGTGACGAAGAAAACGGTGCATCCCTTTGCACAGAAACATTGCCCTGCAATTCCGGCAGTAAACTGGCTCCGGCAATGCGTGCCTGGGCCTGCGCTTGCAAGATCCGGGCCTGGGCCTGACGCAGCACCGCCACATCCTTCACGGCTTCCTGCATCAGGCTGTTCAAGGCGGGGCTGTTATAGGCACGCCACCACTGCGGCTCCACCTGAGCCTGTACAGGGCTGGGTGTGGCCTTGGCTCGCTGTTGATACGCCTGGGGCAGCGTCGGCGGGGTCTTGTCCAGATCCGAAGACAAGGAGCTGCACGCCTGCAGCAAAAGCGTGCTCATGATCCCTGCAATCCATCGGTAATGGGCCATGCTTACTCCCCAGCCAAAGCCTGAACGGGGTCCAGTGCCGCCGCCGTACGTGCTGGCATATAGCCAAAAACCATGCCCGTCACCACAGCGCAGCCAAAGGCGCCCAAGGCCGCCCGCAAGGAAAACACCACATCTACCCCACTAAAAATCAGGCCAATACCCACAACCGCACCGGCCAGCACGCCCAGGCAACCGCCTGTAATCGTCAACAAAACTGCCTCGGTCAGAAACTGGCGCATGATGTCGCTTTGTCGCGCGCCGGTGGCCATACGTATGCCAATTTCCCGCGTACGTTCACGCACCGTCATCAACATTACGTTCATGACCCCAATACCGCCTACCACCAACGAGACTGCAGCGATCAGGCCCAGCATCATGCTCATAGACTGCCGTGTAGAGGCTTCGGCTTGCAAACGGGCCGCCGCGTTGCCAATGGAAAAGTCCTCGCGTCCGCCATGACGCTGAAGCAGTAACTGACGCATTGATTGCTCCGCCTCCAGCACGGTGGCGCTGTCTTGCGCCTCAACAACCACATAATCAGGTTGTGTCTGCGCTTGGTACACACGGGCACGGGCAGCAAGATAAGGAATAAAGACCATATCGTCATAGTCCTCCACCCCTGAGTCGGCCCCTCGCTCCTGCATCACGCCAATAACCTCAAAAGGCGAGTTCCCAATCAACAGTTTTTGCCCCAGGGGCACCTCCCTATCCGAAAAAAAATGCTTGGCGGCACGATGTCCCAGAACCACTAAAGGAGCCAAATCCCGATCCTCTGCATCCGTGTAATAACGGCCTTGCGCCAATGGCCAGTGATGGACATCAGGCATAGTCTCATTGGCGGCAAATACATACACCTGACGGTCCACACTGCCACGCCGTACCGTAATCGGATCACCAATAACCGGCATCACACGCCGTATTAACGGCAGCTCTGCAATCGCGTCCAGATCCTCCTGCGTCAACTCTCCTCTAGGAAACCCATTGGACGGTGAGTAACTGCCTAAATACATAATGGTGGTCCCCATCGTCCCCATCTGCTCCACCACTCGCTGACGGGCTCCCTCCCCCACCGCCAGCATGACAATGACCGAGGCCACTCCTATAATCACGCCCAGCAAGGTCAAGGCGGTACGATGCCGATTAATAAACATGCTGCGCAAGGCACTGCGCGCCGCATCCTTGATTTCAGAGAGCCAGGGTGAACGACAGTGCTCAGGCGGCGGTAAGGGCTGCGTG is a genomic window containing:
- a CDS encoding ABC transporter permease, yielding MVGAAPALIELRGINRIYGGPPSTKPAVQVLFDVSLSIEPGEFVAIVGASGSGKSTLMNLLGCLDRPSSGTYWFQGRDVAQLNPDELAALRRETFGFVFQGYHLIPTETASENVQMPAIYAGMDEDARAARAAELLSSLGLADKLDNRPNQLSGGQQQRVSIARALMNGGRVILADEPTGALDSRSGAEVMTLLRKLSDSGHTIILITHDHEVAAMADRIIEIRDGCILSDSRPETALESKPTQPLPPPEHCRSPWLSEIKDAARSALRSMFINRHRTALTLLGVIIGVASVIVMLAVGEGARQRVVEQMGTMGTTIMYLGSYSPSNGFPRGELTQEDLDAIAELPLIRRVMPVIGDPITVRRGSVDRQVYVFAANETMPDVHHWPLAQGRYYTDAEDRDLAPLVVLGHRAAKHFFSDREVPLGQKLLIGNSPFEVIGVMQERGADSGVEDYDDMVFIPYLAARARVYQAQTQPDYVVVEAQDSATVLEAEQSMRQLLLQRHGGREDFSIGNAAARLQAEASTRQSMSMMLGLIAAVSLVVGGIGVMNVMLMTVRERTREIGIRMATGARQSDIMRQFLTEAVLLTITGGCLGVLAGAVVGIGLIFSGVDVVFSLRAALGAFGCAVVTGMVFGYMPARTAAALDPVQALAGE
- a CDS encoding ABC transporter ATP-binding protein, coding for MLSFFERRLNPYPEQHVAPPPKGFFPFIWACTKNSRGWIGLMTVTSIGLSAYEAMLFALLSYIVDWLPSIEPALFWSQQGGTLLTIAAVLLGSVVLISLHTLVMHQVLAINFPMRLRWLFHKLMLNQSMSFYADEFAGRITTKIMQTALAVRETLFMAVEVVVGMSAYLIGILILAGSFDRLLILPFLFWLVGYALACLYFVPRLGKVGAEQADARALMTGRITDAYTNINTVKLFAHTRREADHAKNAMRRFQETGHAQMRLISLFEVANHVLATLLLISSAGLALYLWSIDQSTAGVVAAVIAMALRLSGHSHWLMWELTNLFENVGTIQDGINTLTQKPTVVDAPDANTLHIEQGRIEFQDVSFAYRDKSRQVIDKLNLVIKPGERVGLIGRSGAGKSTLVNLLLRFHDVDSGTIRIDGQDIAHVTQDSLRAAIGMVTQDTSLLHRSMRDNILYGRPDANDELLHMAVERAAAADFIPQLHDRQGREGLDAHVGERGVKLSGGQRQRVAIARVMLKDAPILLLDEATSALDSEVEAAIQESLNTLMQGKTVIAIAHRLSTIAALDRLIVLDQGRIIEQGSHQDLLQKGGLYARLWAHQSGGFLGETGKQDV
- a CDS encoding efflux transporter outer membrane subunit → MAHYRWIAGIMSTLLLQACSSLSSDLDKTPPTLPQAYQQRAKATPSPVQAQVEPQWWRAYNSPALNSLMQEAVKDVAVLRQAQARILQAQAQARIAGASLLPELQGNVSVQRDAPFSSSHGDPRSQYVAGVFMSYELDVWGRNRALADSAVFLAQAANYELDVLRVSVQAQVVHLSLQALGDKQRVAIARQNLAVAQRLLSLLEARLQAGAASPLELAQQRQLLASQQRKLFVIEEQAIRTRVELATLLGRTEIMPEPQEDIADLQVPELDAGLPAQLLSQRPDIARIEAQLSAAHADVQVARAAMYPSLTLGARAGASGNHWEESLRHPVYSLISGLVAPIFNAGRLQAGKDLSDARLQEWLVQYRQTIVQAYMDVEGVLAQLHSLDAQAQAMEREWEQARLAFQLAEARYRSGSETLLSLLDAQRTLYAAQDVRVSLMQSRLQSRAALFRALGGGWQAGSGGLADQGTVAQAGV
- a CDS encoding gamma-glutamyltransferase family protein yields the protein MNKTDNCMDWNNPYPSARSAVLGQNMVSTSHPLAAQAGLRILQAGGNAVDAALAAAITLTVVEPTGCGIGSDAFAIVWDGKELHGLNASGRSPRAWSPDRFKGHAAMPDKGWESVSVPGAVSAWAELSSKLGRLSLEQVAAPAIHYAREGFPVSPVIARLWELGRQRLGDQPGFAEAFLRDGKAPVAGQWYQNQDQANTLERIAATQGQDFYTGELAKRIADFSRQHGGAMDEQDLAEHRTNWCGTISHPFAQSVIHEIPPNGQGLAALMALGIMEQAGVGQQPLDHIDTVHLSIEAMKLAFADLYEHHADLEHMIHQPEHLLDPAYLRERAALIQMDKAGDPKHGLPGPSGTVYVTAADASGMMVSLIQSNYMGFGSGVVVPGTGISLQNRGHGFTLRPGHVNEVAGGKRPSHTIIPAFAMNADGTPQMSFGVMGGPFQSQGHMQMALRVLLYGQNPQAAADAPRWRVTGGRGVAVEPTFDPALVQALRERGHEVVVEPGSGVFAFGGAQLILRQGNHYVGGSDPRKDGQVVAY
- a CDS encoding glucosamine-6-phosphate deaminase, yielding MFLVFPDSAAIATHLSTRLQDIIRQNPQATLGLATGGTMEPIYARFVQDVRANGLDVSRINSFNLDEYVGLAAEHEQSYACYMRQHLFSQLPFDTARLHLPNGLSTELEQHCQDYSAAIAASGGVALQLLGVGTNGHIGFNEPGTPFDSRTHVVALSERTRIDNSRFFDSMDQVPTSAITMGIADILSAHEIALVVTGEHKARTMLNYQEGGVTPELPFTALKQHANAHILLDEAAASLLDPSLCHRPLISQAA